Proteins encoded in a region of the Vicia villosa cultivar HV-30 ecotype Madison, WI linkage group LG5, Vvil1.0, whole genome shotgun sequence genome:
- the LOC131606209 gene encoding uncharacterized protein LOC131606209, protein MPCLYLSTNVKLDGINIDPIFTQATTAVSTIIGKPEQFVMVLLKGSVPLMFEHNKEPAVYGELVAMGGINSKVKKDLIDTIGTILETNLSIPRTRFFLKVFDTTLLKHDNDHSKL, encoded by the exons ATGCCTTGCCTTTATCTCTCTACCAATGTTAAGCTAGATGGAATTAACATCGATCCCATTTTTACACAAGCAACAACTGCTGTCTCCACTATCATAGGAAAACCAGAACAG TTTGTGATGGTTTTATTGAAGGGATCAGTTCCATTAATGTTTGAACATAACAAAGAACCAGCTGTATATGGTGAACTAGTTGCAATGGGTGGCATAAATTCAAAAGTGAAGAAGGATCTAATTGATACCATTGGCACAATATTGGAGACCAACCTGTCTATACCAAGAACAAGATTTTTTCTCAAAGTCTTTGACACAACACTTCTTAAACATGATAATGATCACTCCAAACTCTAG